One Littorina saxatilis isolate snail1 linkage group LG10, US_GU_Lsax_2.0, whole genome shotgun sequence DNA window includes the following coding sequences:
- the LOC138977888 gene encoding SUMO-interacting motif-containing protein 1-like, producing MQGSVVAFDGNRLETQGSVAVSTGNRLETQGSVVVSTSNRRETQGSVVVSTGNRLETQGSVVVSTGNRLETQGGVVVSTGNRLETQGSVAVSTGNRWETQGSVVVSTGTRRETQGSVVVSTGTRRETQGSVAVSTGTRRETQGSVAVSTGTRRETQGSVAVSTGTRRETQGSVVVSTGTRRETQGSVVVSTVKSWETQGSVVVSTVKSWETQGSVVVSTVKRWETQGSVAVSTGNRLETQGGVVVSTGNRLETQGSVVVSTGNRLKTQGSVVVSTGNRLKTQGSVVVSTGNRLETQGSVAVSTVKRWETQGSVAVSTGNRLETQGSVVVSTGNRLETQGGVVVSTGNRLETQGSVAVSTGNRLETQGSVVVSTGNRLETQGGVVVSTGNRLETQGSVAVSTGNRLETQGGVVVSTGNRLETQGGVVVSTGNRLETQGSIVVSTVKRWETQGGVAVSTGNRLETQGSVAVSTGNRLETQGSVVVSTGNRLETQGSVAVSTGNRLETQGSVVVSTGNRLETQGSVAVSTGNRLETQGSVVVSTVKRRETQGSVAVSTGNRLETQGSVVVSTGNRLETQGSVAVSTVKRRETQGSVVVSTGNRLETQGSVVVSTGNRWETQGSVVVSTGNRRETQGGVVVSTGNRLETQGSVVVSTGIRRETQGSVAVSTGNRLETQGSVVVSTGNRLETQGSVVVSTGNRRETQGSVVVSTGNRLETQGSVVVSTGNRLETQGSVVVSTGNRRETQGSVVVSTGNRLETQGSVVVSTGIRRETQGSVAVSTGNRLETQGSVAVSTGVTDEEQGVTSGGNR from the exons ATGCAAGGAAGCGTGGTAGCATTCGACGGTAATAGATTGGAAACACAGGGTAGCGTAGCGGTGTCCACGGGTAATAGATTGGAAACACAGGGTAGCGTAGTGGTGTCCACGAGTAATAGAAGGGAAACACAGGGTAGCGTAGTGGTGTCCACGGGTAATAGATTGGAAACACAGGGTAGCGTAGTGGTGTCCACGGGTAATAGATTGGAAACACAGGGTGGCGTAGTGGTGTCCACGGGTAATAGATTGGAAACACAGGGTAGCGTAGCGGTGTCCACGGGTAATAGATGGGAAACACAGGGTAGCGTAGTGGTGTCCACGGGTACAAGAAGGGAAACACAGGGTAGCGTAGTGGTGTCCACGGGTACAAGAAGGGAAACACAGGGTAGCGTAGCGGTGTCCACGGGTACAAGAAGGGAAACACAGGGTAGCGTAGCGGTGTCCACGGGTACAAGAAGGGAAACACAGGGTAGCGTAGCGGTGTCCACGGGTACAAGAAGGGAAACACAGGGTAGCGTAGTGGTGTCCACGGGTACAAGAAGGGAAACACAGGGTAGCGTAGTGGTGTCCACGGTTAAGAGTTGGGAAACACAGGGTAGCGTAGTGGTGTCCACGGTTAAGAGTTGGGAAACACAGGGTAGCGTAGTGGTGTCCACGGTTAAGAGATGGGAAACACAGGGTAGCGTAGCGGTGTCCACGGGTAATAGATTGGAAACACAGGGTGGCGTAGTGGTGTCCACAGGTAATAGATTAGAAACACAGGGTAGCGTAGTGGTGTCCACGGGTAATAGATTGAAAACACAGGGTAGCGTAGTGGTGTCCACGGGTAATAGATTGAAAACACAGGGTAGCGTAGTGGTGTCCACGGGTAATAGATTGGAAACACAGGGTAGCGTAGCGGTGTCCACGGTTAAGAGATGGGAAACACAGGGTAGCGTAGCGGTGTCCACGGGTAATAGATTGGAAACACAGGGTAGCGTAGTTGTGTCCACGGGTAATAGATTGGAAACACAGGGTGGCGTAGTGGTGTCCACGG GTAATAGATTGGAAACACAGGGTAGCGTAGCGGTGTCCACAGGTAATAGATTGGAAACACAGGGTAGCGTAGTGGTGTCCACGGGTAATAGATTGGAAACACAGGGAGGCGTAGTGGTGTCCACGGGTAATAGATTGGAAACACAGGGTAGCGTAGCGGTGTCCACGGGTAATAGATTGGAAACACAGGGTGGCGTAGTGGTGTCCACGGGTAATAGATTGGAAACACAGGGTGGCGTAGTGGTGTCCACGGGTAATAGATTGGAAACACAGGGTAGCATAGTGGTGTCCACGGTTAAGAGATGGGAAACACAGGGTGGCGTAGCGGTGTCCACAGGTAATAGATTGGAAACACAGGGTAGCGTAGCGGTGTCCACAGGTAATAGATTGGAAACACAGGGTAGCGTAGTGGTGTCCACGGGTAATAGATTGGAAACACAGGGTAGCGTAGCGGTGTCCACAGGTAATAGATTGGAAACACAGGGTAGCGTAGTGGTGTCCACGGGTAATAGATTGGAAACACAGGGTAGCGTAGCGGTGTCCACAGGTAATAGATTGGAAACACAGGGTAGCGTAGTGGTGTCCACGGTTAAGAGAAGGGAAACACAGGGTAGCGTAGCGGTGTCCACGGGTAATAGATTGGAAACACAGGGTAGCGTAGTGGTGTCCACGGGTAATAGATTGGAAACACAGGGTAGCGTAGCGGTGTCCACGGTTAAGAGAAGGGAAACACAGGGTAGCGTAGTGGTGTCCACGGGTAATAGATTGGAAACACAGGGTAGCGTAGTGGTGTCCACGGGTAATAGATGGGAAACACAGGGTAGCGTAGTGGTGTCCACGGGTAATAGAAGGGAAACACAGGGTGGCGTAGTGGTGTCCACAGGTAATAGATTGGAAACACAGGGTAGCGTAGTGGTGTCCACGGGTATTAGAAGGGAAACACAGGGTAGCGTAGCGGTGTCCACAGGTAATAGATTGGAAACACAGGGTAGCGTAGTGGTGTCCACGGGTAATAGATTGGAAACACAGGGTAGCGTAGTGGTGTCCACGGGTAATAGAAGGGAAACACAGGGTAGCGTAGTGGTGTCCACGGGTAATAGATTGGAAACACAGGGTAGCGTAGTGGTGTCCACGGGTAATAGATTGGAAACACAGGGTAGCGTAGTGGTGTCCACGGGTAATAGAAGGGAAACACAGGGTAGCGTAGTGGTGTCCACGGGTAATAGATTGGAAACACAGGGTAGCGTAGTGGTGTCCACGGGTATTAGAAGGGAAACACAGGGTAGCGTAGCGGTGTCCACAGGTAATAGATTGGAAACACAGGGTAGCGTAGCGGTGTCCACAGGCGTGACCGACGAAGAACAGGGCGTCACATCAGGTGGAAACCGCTGA